The nucleotide sequence TGCATAGTGTGAAGATACTGTATAACAAATAATTTTGTTAAATAGTTAAAATCATCAAAGTAATTACAAatcatcaaatcaaattaaGAGTCTGTGAAAAACACCGCACACCaaaggcaaaataaataaataaaatataaataaataaaaaggggttatatgaataaataaaaaggggTTTTATTAACAATGGACACCACAGAAAATCATAAATACTGGAAGCTGAAAATGTGAATGAGATATTTTGATTTTGTGCAAAGTAGCAGAAGGCGGGAATCCAACGGGGGTCTGTCAGTGGAGAAAGGGAACCTAAGTGCTGTGGAGGGGAGTGTGACAGTATGGTTAGTCTTGAAGGCATACTGTCATACGGGAACAGGACgaagttacagtttttctcgattgctttggcacatttttccaatcactgtttactttttcaaaacagctcacagtacaataacagaagatgaaataaccaaaacactatttgatgtttgcagaatgacaccaccttctcaaaacttatcacacacccatcaaaaccaaacatttccatcaaaacctacaatttgtgctcaattgaaaatgtacgttttctcatttatttaacaatggataacaaaattcaatctacagctatcaatatcaacctctgaatccatcacttcaacttttgtgcaacaccctcacagcattgactattttaccactgacaacatacaacaatttgggttttgtacttgacaatatactgtcagaaagtatttaaAACTGATcatttgtatacataaaatattgtagttctgtttttgtattgctaaatactgtaacagatattctaaacaaggacctgtcaacaccattgattttacatttgttctactgtgtacaaaatggcaaagattctgacacaaaaatatttacagtattgcagtcatttttccacattagattggatactgtaagaagtcaaaatgacaggtttcaatatacagtaaaaaggtcaaatctgttctgcagtgaacagtctccccctgccaccagtgtgggccagtgtgtacctcagcaaggactaggacgaggacaaggaagaggccatattagaggggcccctgtgtggcattcatgtaagatgctctaatgaaattagggcaacagtcattgatcacgtagtcaatcatgatcTCTCCATCATGgtcaaagggttcagccaaacctgagccgtcatactgtcacatcaattgtttgtacgttcggcaatgacaatgacactttgctggcctttacagtcaatttactgtactgtgtttcattgtatttgcactcttggcaacaaccatttatATACTTtagtaaagtgtgttgccacaatacaatgtagtactgtagtttcactaaagtaatttacaacaacGACGGTataattctgattactgtatatttacagtatttacagcctattggaCTATttttggtggcggcctcctcgatcgatgcttggtatcaaaatcaatctattgacctcttttagaggttgagaactacttgattagttgtgcacagagagttcacacaggtgctgacgatatttagaatatagagagcagtttcagcaGGCTGCTACTGAgtgtttgcaatgtgttgacatggttattcaataaggttttgtgtctttctctgagaagtgtgttaactgttttgaaaagtgtgttaaaactcaaagaaatttgtgtgaaagcaatgagaaatagttaacccattcgccagagaagacgtttgctgtgcaaagaagatgtgagcattagattaagtttaCCCATGATTCGCttaatgtgtgtaagcaatcgagaaaaactgtaaagatggtttgttgaaattcaagttccgTCCAATTGTTTGCTGAACATTACCTTATCCAAACCCaactcctaaccctaaccttaaccatgaattgtagttaacagagttttaACAGATAGTATGTTTACAatctgtagatagtctgtaggggaccatccaaataaagtgtgacccagTTTGATACATTTAAATCAGATACAACGAAATACAGCCCAAGGCTCTATCAACAACAACTTTATTTGTGTGAGTAATAAAAACATGCATGTCATAATGATGTTTCACATTCAGCAAAGGTTATaattcatgacacacacaacactttaaCAATACACAGAAGTAAGCCCCACCCAGTTTTCACCCACCTACACCTGATTACAATGGAAAGGCAACTTCAGTTCATTCCCAGTTATGGTACATGAATAAATGTCTTATAGAAAAACTTCGCTTACATGTTCTAAAAGTCacctaaaaagagaaaaagaaaaaaactaacctGCCCAAACCAGTAAGTCTTGATAAACATGAGATCAATGACCTCAAAGTTTTTTTctgcaattgccctgataagtttggATTCTTCAATCATTGCCAGTAGAATAAGCCTCCATGGAGGAAATGGAAAACAATAAACATGGTGACCATCCACCATTCCACACCATTCAGCCTGCTTTACTCTACTTTAGTCCTGCCATTTCAATCACCCTTTTGGCTACACTATACAGTTCCTTCACCCCTTCTAGGAGCACAGATCGTGTGGTAACAAAAGATATTCCAGCTGCTGCTATGGAGCCAACACCAGGCACAAGGCTGAGCAGTGCCTCAACAACACTTACTACCGTAAGTCTTGCTACTATTTTTGTTGCAAGCGATGATTTATCAGCAATCGCCATGACAAGTGATGATTCTCTAACCATTTGTAGTATTGGCTTGTTTACTCTCTCTGACATCTTTTCAAGTGATCTATCATCTAGACCAAATGAATGGTAGCATTTGATCAAGAAAGGCActaccatggcaacatcacaTGCTAGTGACAGACCTGGTACTGGGACTGCCGCTATGGCACCTGATGCGATGGCCACAGCCCATGCTGCTTTCTTGAATAAACTGTATTTCCTGTCAAGACACTCATTGGAATAAACTGGCAAACTCATAACCAGAGCATCTCTCTTGTTATCTGGAAGGTCCCTCTCCAGAGTATTTACCAGTTCCTTGAAGTCAAACCTTTCCAGGTCATCTGATGTAATGAGGAAGACAGGAGGGGATCCCTGTGTTCTGAGATTGTCCAGACAGTCCTTCCGTATTTTCTCAAGTGTTGCCTCCTCTATTACATTGTTTTCCTCTTTTGATGCATCGTCTTCCTTTTCTCGTGATACATCATTGTCAATCTTTGTGCGAACAAAGTataaattcttcttctttttcttgatTTCTTCTGCCAGCTTGATGTCATTCTCCATGAATCTTCCTGCATTTACTATGATAAAGAAGtcatagttttggtatttgACATCTTTCATGTAGGTTTTTGCTTTGAATCTTGGGCTCCCTATGCCTGGCAGGTCCCATAAGATCACATTGGGCATGTTTGGGTGGAGGTACATGGTGGGCTCCATGGTGGTTTCTGTGACTCCAGTGGGTGCAGCTCCTTCATCTTTTTTGTTAAGACCTCTGATGGCATTAACGAAGGAGGACTTTCCTGCCCCAACCACCCCTGTCACAGCAATGTTGAGGGTGATATTATCTAACCTATCAATTTCTTCTCTGGCTTTGGCAATGGCCCTCTCCCAGGTCGGTTCACCAGAATAATTTAGTAAAGCACGGCGATCCTCCTGTTGATCAGCCATGATCTAAAAGGAAAGGGTAACGTCTGATATTACATCATGTTCTGTATTTGCAAAGAAGCTATTTCACATAATCTCTCAAAAACTGCTATCTCGTGTAATCACTGTGTTTTTCAACAGATGTGTGATCTGAAATGTGCATGCAAGGAGTCAATGACTTAGGTCATCATGATTACAGCTCAAAAACTGAACTTGAGTCTCAAGCCTAAAGCTGCGTTAAATGATTTAAAGAAAATTAGCTTTTAGAGTAGATACATCTGGGCTCTGCAGCTAAACTATATCTGTATACTAAAATATAGCATGaacactgtttgtgttgttttatcttttaaatagtttttctttttagttttggaAACTTTTTGAACCATGACTACCAAATTAATTATATTCCTACTTACTATTTACAGACACTAGTGTGATCTGTCCCAGTTCAGGTTAATTCAGCTAATATATAATACACATTGTATTTGATGTTAATTGGGGCTTTTGCAGTTATGTCTGTTGTGTATCATTTTctattctcttctcccctctgttCCTTTTCTTTGGGTAGAGGATCAATCTGGAAAGGCGATCATCATTCTAGAGAATTTAGATCACTAAAGAGGTAACGTAAGAAAAGAGAGGCTTGTATTTTGCATAATTGCTGTATTCAGAATACTGCATATTTTCTGCTAAATGTATGGGCTGCTAATACATTAGAAAATGAACgtaacaaaatggaaaaaacaTTTTATCTAGATATTAAGACAGTGTAGCCCTATGGGAATTTTGGGTATAACCTGAAATCATTGTCTAAATGTATGGGCTGATAATACATTAGAACATTCATGTATTACAAAAACAAGGAAATGGTATGAAGTGAAATGATTTTCGTGTACTTACTACTGTTAAGTAtaactgtgcatgtgtggtttgGGGTGGGAAGTTTTGTAGTGAACAATGCCTGTGATGCATGTGCACTCAGAGTTCCAGTAAAGTTATATGTTTAATACCTTTCATTGTCGTCTATTCAAGTTAAGAACTACAAGCAATGCTTTTCATGCattatgtataaaaaaaagaaagggatttTTTATCTAGATATTAGGACAGGTTAAAGCCTTTGCGTGACAATGTGTCCTGGCACAGGAGAAAAGGTACGACAGACATGCATGCCTAATGAGGAACAATGTAGTCTTGTCAGATAAACAATGGCTGTAGAATAGAGCACCAGGGGCAGAGTCTGAGGACACAGACTGTGGGTCTGCATCAGTGGCAGTGGCGGGCTGCTTAAACAACAGCATAACAGCATTGTAACAGACACATGATACAAGAATAGAATAATATCTGACTCATTGTTTCAGCTGTTTCAGGAAAGGTGGATGTAgaaaaattagggctgtcaatagattaaaaaaaattaactaattaatctcacattttgaaattcattaatctagattaatcgcgattaaaagtttgtttgtctgttttttttttttacttccaatgaaaaatatcttaatttccatacattgtcaatgaaatgagctgtgacacccaggtcattgtcattgctgactgatgtccagtggtcaccagtaagggtgacggtggcagcttgctcgaagAGATGAATTTtttgtgctctctcgccgtcataaaaggaatgtatgcgagacacaatggtgcccctcgacggtaaatcgtaagagttgtctcctgaagcaattcgaatcacctcagtcagcccaacgtccttaactatgttgatggtccgacagtcaccggcaacccaaactgctaaagcgttggtaaccttttcacggactggtctagttattttagtagagaagtcgtagagtgtgggttggcgaccatctaatctgggactgctttctgtcgggtgctttgcattaaggtgtgTGACggtcagtgttgtgcacgttcacacctctcatgaactagttcaaagttcagttcatacaagtaaacatgaatcgttcacgttcatagttcaccacttaaattctgaactagttcatagttcagttcattttcattttatttttttaattattgcaaatttttcaggaggacataatttgcacagaaaggtgagatttttactgtcggaaactttatcagacagtgtgtaaaaatcccgcacataataataaggtggatcggatgtactcgctgagtctgcgtctctgttttcgctttcacttgccatttttatattgacaccgagagctgttgccttggaatacgttgcttgtttggtatacatgcgatgattcatgggtaatgtagggcgaagtcgagttagttggtttaggtatcgcagaaattatacgggtactgttatagagggggttcgggaaatgtgtaatcactgagggtcatccgattagaatggaaaagaatggagacttggatattcagtttgattcttcactctttgtattgcattaacaacaatgaatgggataaattgtaggtgagtgtatgtttgtatgtgtgtgtgtgtgtgtgtttgtgtgtgtgaaagtaaagtacaaacagaaaatatacattaatacacagccctgtagtagcctaccatttaaataatgaattatacagggaactaaaggtaataatttaacctcttcagcaattacatgctactggcttaatctcagatcaacaagggcatgtacactaaatgaaagaccgctcaaaagttagcataggtaaaccctgtaacactggTATTTGTACAtaagcagcttatgctaagcgagttcacgaacagtgcatcatgctagattaattaagtgacagtgctcgtaacaattatgagaaagctaaactataacaaacacataatgacaaggtaggctataaagtcaaactcacgtgtacatggacgcacgcaacttcaacaaagtgcaacgttcaattatgtgaaaatatgcccgaagttaactgctactccatctaaatatgccgtgaagcggtatcaaaacattgcactgtgagaagtggagtcacatgaccaacgcaattaccaaatatggtcatttaccgaaacatggtctgtctgggcaatttaacaaacaaTTACTATGGCCAAcgacaggtactgagcaacgacatggtgcaagcattcgatttagacagcgtctttcctcagtagaaggaaaacattctgtaatgttttagctagacctcagataatatgaacatgttcaccgttcaaattcattatttgtcatgaagttgcgttcagttcatcgttctcataaaaatgaacgtgttcaatgaacgcgttcttttgaacgcgctcatgcacaacactggtgacgctcgtggtgcgaccgcacatgaactgtACACTCCGGCCCCATGTTTGCAgccactagcgcacccaaacagacatggtttgcacacacacgcacacacaaacactcaacaaCTGATTACCTTGGGTCCTTGTTAATTACTCTGCTAATTGCCTAGGCTGGCAGGGGGGACACCTggaatggtctgggccagaccatTTTGATAAAGTGTTTTTATATACTTAAAGTGCTTATTTTATTACctagttatttctttgttgtttagAACACTGAGGAgtactatgtttatgtttgagggtctgtcttgtcattgcgtattgtttgttttgttgtgtctaCCCCTGTgtttagaaatggtgctggctgccaggtatatatgttcattgctCTGTCTGGTTGGGTTAGTctagtcttgtcaggtatgtg is from Clupea harengus unplaced genomic scaffold, Ch_v2.0.2, whole genome shotgun sequence and encodes:
- the LOC122132694 gene encoding interferon-inducible GTPase 5-like produces the protein MADQQEDRRALLNYSGEPTWERAIAKAREEIDRLDNITLNIAVTGVVGAGKSSFVNAIRGLNKKDEGAAPTGVTETTMEPTMYLHPNMPNVILWDLPGIGSPRFKAKTYMKDVKYQNYDFFIIVNAGRFMENDIKLAEEIKKKKKNLYFVRTKIDNDVSREKEDDASKEENNVIEEATLEKIRKDCLDNLRTQGSPPVFLITSDDLERFDFKELVNTLERDLPDNKRDALVMSLPVYSNECLDRKYSLFKKAAWAVAIASGAIAAVPVPGLSLACDVAMVVPFLIKCYHSFGLDDRSLEKMSERVNKPILQMVRESSLVMAIADKSSLATKIVARLTVVSVVEALLSLVPGVGSIAAAGISFVTTRSVLLEGVKELYSVAKRVIEMAGLK